DNA sequence from the Thermococcus gammatolerans EJ3 genome:
TGCTCGCTTATTCCAACTTGAACAAAGCGCTCCGGAAAGGCCCTCTCGAAGTATACCGTCTTCGTTGAGCTCTTCACATCGGCGTCAACGACCACTATCTTTTCGTTCTCCTTCCCGAGCTCCACCAGGGCCCTTCCAAAGGCCTCCCTGAAGCTCTCTATCACCCCTCCCACCTCACTATTACGACCTTGGGCCTGCCCTTGATTTCCTCAGCCCGCTCCAGGGCCTTCTCTATCTCCTCCTCCCTGTTGGGAACTTCGATGACCTCCCATCCGAAGGCCCGCCACTTCTCGGCTATCGGCTCCTTGTTGAGTATCTCCTCGGTCTTTCCCGTCAGCTGGAAGTAGTTCCTGTCCACGATTGCTATGACGTTCTCAAGCCTGTGGTGCGCCGCCGTCATGGCCGCTTCCCACACCTGGCCCTCATCGAGCTCTCCATCGCCGAGAATGACGTATATCCTGCCCTCCTCGCCGTCAATGCGCTTCGCGAGGGCTATTCCGTTTGCAACCGAAAGCCCCTGGCCGAGGGAGCCGCTCGAGACCTCTATGAAGGGAAGCCCGCGCATGACGTGGCTCGGGAGGCCGTCTATGTCGGCGAAGCTGTAGAGCTCCTCGTCGCTCAGAAGGCCCATCTCGTGGAGCATAACGTAGAAGGCCGGAGCGGAGTGTCCCTTGCTGAGTATCACCACGTCCTTCTCGCCCTTCCTCCTGAGCACCGCCGCGAGTATTGACAGGCATGTCTCCGAGGACTCGAGATGGAAGTTTGAAACGGGGGAGAGCATGGCCATGAGCTTGCCCTGCGGCTTCACGACCTCACTCATCATCGTTCACCCCCAAAATCCTGAGAACGAGCAGCCCTTCTTCCGTCAGCCTGACGGGCCTCGGGTCGTCCCTCGTGCCGTAGTCTATGAGCCCGAGCTCCTTGAGTATCCTCGCGTTCAGCTTCAGCGTTGAGAGTGGCCTCTTTTCGCGCCTGCTCAGCTCTTCGAGAAGCGAGTTGAGGGAGCGGTGTCTGCCGTTGATGCTTCTCAGTATCAGCCTCTGGTTCTCATTCAAAGCCCTCAGAATAAGCTTTCTAATGGCTGGCCCGCTCGGGCCTACCAATATTGGTGGGGCATCACCTGGTTTGAGGACCTTCCAAGGCGGGACATCGCGATCACCGAAACTGAGGAACAGTAGGTCCTATTTAAATTCTTCGACAGGTTGAGCTGTCCATTGAACGTTAGGGGGAATATGGCCCCAAATTTGTCCAAAAATTGCCCCCTAATTCCTCAATTTTTTGTCACTTTGACAAGCCGATAACAGCACCATCTTCCAGTCTCCCGTGACGCCCGCGACCACGTCCATTCCAAGAACCTCGACCCAACCGTTTTCCCATAGCTCCCTTACCTCTAGCTCTTCCCCCTCGAGAATCTCGACCACAACGGCCTTTCCTTCAAGCTCGCCCCCAACGAGGAGCTTATTGCCTGCGGGCAGTAGCGAGGTCGCGCTTCCCTTGCCGAGCTTAACATCACGCTCGCCAATCCTGAGCCAGAAGTCTTCCCTCCGGTAGCCCGCCAGCACGAGCTTTCCGTTCCAGAGGCAGGCGTTCAGTGCTATTCCTCCGGCGAGAACATTTTCGCCGAGCGGCTCGCCGTCTTTGGTAAACTCGAAGGCCCTGACCTTCCATCTTTTTTCTTTAGCGCTTCCAATGGCCACTGGACCGTTTTCCGACGGGAGCAGGGCCGTGAAGACGGCATCCTCCCAGCTCCCAAAGTCCCTCAGCCAGAGGAGTTCGCCTTCCTTGGAGACCTTCCCCATGAAGAAGCCTTTGTTACCTGGCCTTCCGGTTTCCCCAGCGATAAAAACTCCGTCATTCGAGAGAAGGATTGAATAAACCGCTCCGTTGTTTCTAACGTTGAGCTTCAGCTCCCAGAGTGGATTTAAGCTCTTATCGAGCCTCGCCAGATAGGCCTTCCAGCCCTCTCCTCCGTCAGGCGTTGCAACCCCTTCAACCGCTCCACCAATGAGGTAGTTGTCACCGAGATCGAGCGCGCTGTGCCCCTCCCAATCGTTCTCTCCCGCTAAAAAGCGGGTCTCGACTATCTCTTCACCGTCGAGCCTTGCGAGCATTATTTTGTAGTTCTTACCGTCGTGCACGCTCCCGACGAGCAGGTCACCGGCCAAAGCCACCGGAACGGTCTCGGTACCGAACGAGTAGGTCTTCATTAATTGACCCCCGGAGCACTGTCCTGGATTACTATCGGACAAGGTTTTTAAAGATTATCTTTGATTTGGAATTCAGGTGATTTCAGTGGACGCTTCAAGGGTCG
Encoded proteins:
- a CDS encoding thiamine pyrophosphate-dependent enzyme, with translation MSEVVKPQGKLMAMLSPVSNFHLESSETCLSILAAVLRRKGEKDVVILSKGHSAPAFYVMLHEMGLLSDEELYSFADIDGLPSHVMRGLPFIEVSSGSLGQGLSVANGIALAKRIDGEEGRIYVILGDGELDEGQVWEAAMTAAHHRLENVIAIVDRNYFQLTGKTEEILNKEPIAEKWRAFGWEVIEVPNREEEIEKALERAEEIKGRPKVVIVRWEG